In one Betaproteobacteria bacterium genomic region, the following are encoded:
- the corA gene encoding magnesium/cobalt transporter CorA has translation MSERGETPMVVNCVAYRDGTRLRDITVEEISDYMAQPGAFVWLGLYEPDEQLMRDVQKEFGLHDLAVEDAWRAHQRPKLEAYGDTLFVVLRTARMEKGELLFGETHVFVGPRYVVTVRHGASSAYTDVRTRCEYSPDLLARGPGFILYAVLDFVMDQYFPIVEDLEDELEAIEEGVFRSHTDAEHVENTYELKLKMMAVRRAVLPVVQICNDVPLYRSLIADEIRPYFRDVSDHAHSILEVVESGRDMVNTALTVNLTLLSMRHNEVMKRLAGWAAILAIPTMIGGIYGMNFEHMPELGWTFGYPLTLGVMVVICVLVYRRLKRTGWL, from the coding sequence ATGAGCGAGCGAGGCGAAACGCCGATGGTGGTGAACTGCGTCGCATACCGCGACGGCACGCGGTTGCGCGACATCACCGTCGAGGAGATCAGCGATTACATGGCGCAGCCGGGCGCCTTCGTCTGGCTGGGACTGTACGAGCCGGACGAACAACTCATGCGCGACGTGCAGAAAGAGTTCGGCCTGCACGACCTCGCGGTCGAGGACGCGTGGCGGGCGCACCAGCGGCCGAAGCTGGAAGCCTACGGCGACACGCTCTTCGTCGTCCTGCGCACGGCGCGCATGGAGAAGGGCGAACTCCTGTTCGGCGAGACCCACGTCTTCGTCGGACCGCGCTACGTCGTCACCGTCCGCCACGGTGCCTCATCCGCCTATACCGATGTGCGTACCCGCTGCGAGTACTCGCCGGACCTGCTCGCCAGGGGCCCGGGGTTCATCCTCTACGCCGTGCTCGATTTCGTGATGGATCAGTACTTCCCTATCGTGGAGGATCTGGAGGACGAACTCGAAGCGATCGAGGAGGGGGTCTTCCGCTCCCACACCGACGCCGAACACGTCGAGAACACGTACGAACTCAAGCTCAAGATGATGGCGGTGCGCCGGGCCGTCCTGCCGGTGGTGCAGATCTGCAACGACGTGCCGCTGTACCGATCCTTGATCGCGGACGAGATCCGACCCTATTTTCGGGACGTTTCCGACCACGCCCACAGCATTCTCGAAGTCGTGGAATCAGGCCGCGACATGGTGAACACCGCGCTCACGGTCAATCTCACGCTGCTTTCGATGCGGCACAACGAAGTGATGAAGCGCCTGGCGGGCTGGGCCGCGATACTCGCCATCCCGACGATGATCGGCGGCATCTACGGCATGAACTTCGAACACATGCCCGAACTGGGCTGGACCTTCGGCTACCCCCTGACCTTGGGGGTGATGGTGGTGATCTGCGTGCTGGTCTATCGAAGGCTGAAACGTACCGGCTGGCTATGA